A segment of the Symmachiella macrocystis genome:
CGGCGCGGCTTTTGAAGTACATCAAATACTCGGTTACGGTTTCCTAGAACGGGTCTACCAACGGGCCATGCAGGTCGAATTGCAAAGTCGTGGCTTAAAATCCGAGATCGAAACAGCGATCAAAGTGGTGTACAAGAACACAATTGTGGGAGAATATCGCGCGGATTTGCTTGTCGAGGACGTTGTCCTTGTGGAGATCAAAGTCGCCAAGGAGTACAATTCAAATGATGAGCCACAGTGATTAAACGAACTCAAAGCAACCGGTATCAAAACGGGCCTGTTAATTAACTTCGGTCAACGCAAAGCCGAGTTCAAACGATTAGTTTACTGACGGTTACTTTTCCGTGTTTCATCCGTGTTAATCCGTGGCTAAAACCTTTAACCAGCGACCGTGATCATGACTCAGCAACTCATTGACAGCTTCGGACGTGTGCATACGAATTTGCGGATTAGTGTGACGGATCGTTGCAATATCCGCTGCTTCTACTGCATGCCGGCGGAGAATGTACAGTTCATGGATCGGGAACTGCTGCTCACGTTTGAGGAAATCGAACGTCTTGTCCAAGTCGCCGTGCGGTTGGGGGTGAATAAAGTCCGCCTCACCGGGGGCGAGCCGCTTGTCCGTCGGGACCTGCACAAACTGGTGGCCAAGATCGCCGCCATTCCGGAAATTCAGGATATCGGCGTCACCACCAACGGCATCCTGCTGGGCGAACAAGCTCAGGAGTTGTATGACGCCGGCATGCGACGGATCAATGTCAGCCTCGATGCCATGAACGCCGCCAAGTTCAAGGAAATCACGCGACGCGACGGATTCGAAAAAGCGATCGAAGGCATCCAAGCCGCGCAGAAAGTCGGCTTCAACCCAGTCAAAATCAACGCCGTCGCTGTTCGGGGACTGACCGAGGACGAGGTTGTTCCGTTGGGGGAATTCGCACGCCGCACGGGCGTCGAAATTCGCTTCATCGAATTCATGCCGCTCGATGCCGACAACGCCTGGGAACGCGACAAGGTGCTCTTTGGCCATGAGATCATTGAAATCCTCAGCCGCGAATTCGGGCCAATGACTCCGCTCGGACAAACGGATCCCGGCGCACCGGCGACCGATTTTGAATTCGCCGACGGCCGCGGACGGATTGGTTTGATCGCCTCGGTCAGCCAACCCTTCTGCATGAGCTGCAACCGCTTCCGCGTCACTGCCGACGGCAAACTCCGCAACTGCCTGTTCAGCTTGGAAGAGACCGACGTGAAATCGATCATTCGCGGCGGCGGCAGCGACGAGGAAATTGCCACAGCCATGCGCGCCTCCATCGCTGCCAAAAAAGAAGGCCACGAAATCAACACCGCCCGCTTCATCCAACCCGATCGGCCGATGTACTCCATCGGGGGATAACATTAGCCACGGATTAACACGGATCATCTGGTTCCCATACTCTGTTCGGGACCCCCATTTCTCGAAGCTCCGCTTCGAGAGCCCCCAGCGCCAACCAAATTCCCAAACAAGCCGCCGCTAGCGAAGCAGAGCTTCGCGAATGTGCGTTCCCAAGCCAGAGCATGGGAACGAGTTCCATGTCCGTGTTTCATCTGTGTTCAATCTGTGGCCATGAATCCCGTCAACCGTATCTATCTCGACAACGCCGCCACCAGTTTTCCCAAACCGGAGGCCGTCTACGATGCCGTCGATCATTACAATCGTCACCTGGGCATCGCCGTCGGACGCGGGGCGTTTGACCAGGCAGTTGAGTTACAAGGGAGCGTGAATCGTTGTCGCTCGCGGGCGGCGGAATTGTTGGGAGCCGAGTCGCCCGACCGTATCGCCTTCACCTTCAATTGCACCGATAGCCTCAACACCGCCCTGCACGGTTTGATCGACTCCTCCGCACACGTCGTGACGACCGATGTGGAACATAACTCCGTCCTGCGACCGCTGCGGGAATTGCAGGACCGGCTGGGTATCGAAGTCACCTACGTCCCCGTCGATGCTGTCGGCCGCGTCGCCCCGGAAGAGATTCGTGCTGCTATGCGACCCGACACAAGTGTCGTGGCTGTGAATCATGCGTCGAATGTCACCGGCACGATTCAACCAATCGCTGACATTGGTGAGATCGCGCGGAATGCCGGCGCAACTTTCGTCGTCGATGCCGCTCAATCCGCCGGGCACATTCCGCTCAATTTGGCCGAATTGCCGATCGATGTGCTGTGCTGCGCCGGACACAAAGGCCTGCTCGGCCCGTTGGGGACGGGATTGTTGTACGTGCGGCCGGGCATCGAACAGCGGCTGCGGAGCTTGCGGCAAGGGGGCACGGGGACGCAGAGTGAAGACGACCGTCAACCGGACAGCCTGCCTGACAAATACGAATCGGGCAATCACAACGCCCCCGGCTTGGTCGGCCTAGTGGCGGCGCTCGATTTTCTAACCGAGCGCGGCATCGACAACATCCGCGCCCACGAACAGCAACTGACCGCACAATTGTTGGAAGGCCTAGCCGCCATCCCCGGCCTCACACAATACGGTCCCACCGACCCGACAGAGCGCGTCGCCGTGGTGAGCATCACGCTAGAGGGTTTCGACCCGCAGGACTTGGCAGGCATCCTCGACGACAGCTTCGCCATCCAAACCCGCGCCGGCCTCCACTGCGCCCCCCGCATCCACGAATCCCTCGGCACCAAACAGGCAGGCGGCACCGTCCGCCTCAGCCCTGGGCCGTTTTCAACGGCAGAGGATATCGACGCCGCCGTTGAAGCACTGCAGGCCATCACGACGTAGATCTTGCGCTGCATGACGCGGTTAGTATTTCACGCCTCTGATCCCATCAGGCATGTAACCACCCACCGCAACCTGATTTGTACTTCAAACGCTGGTGCACTAACATCGCTTCCGCCGGTGGCTTTGCAAAGCAGCCTCCCGGCGCACCCCTCGTCATCCTTCGAGTTCCCTCCAGCGCATTTCAACGGCCCTTATGAAAATCAAATTCGCGATCACCTGGAACTCGATTCGTTCCAGCTATTGGTTTTTGCCCTGTCTGATGGCGGGCGGCGCGATGATTTTGTCTCTGGTTACGCTCAAGATCGACTACACTCTGCTGGCCAACAAAGGCGGCACAAACTGGTACTACCCCGGCGGCGCCGACGGGGCCAGGGCGCTCTTAGCGACATTGGCCGCTTCGATGGTGACCATTTTTGGGGTGGTGTTTTCCATCGTCATCGTGGCACTGACGCTCGCCTCATCACAATTTGGGCCGCGATTACTGCGGACATTTTTACGCGATCGCGTCGATCAAGTGGCCATCGGCACGTTTATCAGCACGTTTGTGTATTGCGTGCTCGTGCTGCGAACCGTGCACGCCAGTGGCAATGATCCGTTTGTTCCGGAGATCTCCGTGCGGACAGCAATCCTACTGGCGCTGTTCAGCTTGGGTGTGCTGATCTATTTTATCAATCATCTCTCCGCATCATTGCAAGCCTCGCATATCATCGCGGCGGTGGGTGCGGATCTCGACATCACCATCAATCGTGAATTCGATGCGACGTTGGATGATGAGAAATTCGATTCCAATGCCGCGGATGACTTGTTCGCATCCGCCACGTTTGCCGTTGGTGCAACCAGCCGTGGTTACATCCAAGCGATCGAACATACTGAGCTGCTGCAAATGGCCGAAAAGCATGATTTGCTAGTTCACGTGCCGGTCCGATCGGGTGACTTTGTCGTTCCCGGCGACACGATTGCCTTTACGTCCGCTGAACTGGACGATCCCAATCTGCTCTCGTCAACCGTTAACACGGCCTTGCTGCTGGGCGTCGACCGGACGAACGAACAAGATGTCGAATTCCCCGTCAATCAACTGGTCCAACTGGCCATCCGGTCGCTCTCGCCGGCGATCAATGATCCCATCACAGCCATGATGGCAATCGAACAATTGCGCGCCGGGTTGTGCCGCATTGCCGAACATGCCATGAAATCGCCCGTACTGACCGACAGCCAAGGCGTCGCGCGCTTGCTGGTGACGAAACAAACCCCCGAACACATCACCGACGCCGCCTTTAGCCTGTTGCGGCAATATGGCAGCAGCAACTTAGAGGTCACACTTTCGTTGCTAAATATGATCGAGCAAGTCTCACGCCGCACAACCGACCCCGCTTTCCACCGCGCACTCTTCCGCCAAGCTTTGCAAATCGAACTCGGCTCGCGAACCGGATTACCAGCAGAAGCAGACCGCAAACTAGTCGCCGAACACTACGCGCGACTCACACAACTACCCTGGCCCGCCCTGCCCAAAACCACGTGATGGGTGAGAGTCTTGCGTAGGTCAGGCTCCCGCCTGACGCGAAAAATACGTCGAGCGACTGTCTGACCGACCGCACTATTTGTTGGGAAACAATTCATCTTCAATTTCAAGTCGCCAGAGGATGCGATGAAGGGTGTTCGGAAACTTGTGGAGTCGCGATTCAAACAGCGGCTGAAGGAAAGCTATCCCGATTTTGAGAAGGTGAAATGCGAAGGGCTGGAGTATGATTTGGTTCATCGATGCGAATCGTTTAGTGGCCTCCGCTGCTATTTGATTTTGTACGTAGACGGACGTAAAAGACAGTTTTCGCCCCACTTGGCGGTCGTTCCAAATGATAAATCTCCGGCATTCGCCCGATATGGACAGCCAAGTGATGTCGAGCTCAATAACAATGGAATTCAATTTGCGATTAGCATGTTTGGGGACAATGTAGCCTGTTCGTGGTGCATCAGGGAAGAATACGAATTGCCACCAGCCGAGTGGGACCTGTTATTCGGCGACAGTTTGGACTTCATGTTTACACGGGATCAAGAGCGGGAATGGATGGCGGATCATCCCGAGCTATACCCCGAGCCCTTGTGTGATGATGAGGTCAATGTCTTTGTTCGCGTCGATCACATGTTTTCCATGATCGACAAATACGCGATTCCCTATTTCCGCAAGATGTCAGAGATTTATGCGAAAGAGAATTGAAGCCTACTCGATTTGTGTGCTCACGAGGTAAGCCATGGATATCGCAGTAATGTTGTTGCTCGACCGCAACCTGCCGGGCATCTCTCCGGACGATTTGGAGGGGAGACAAATATTTGCTGAACAGAAATTGCTCGACAACCTGGCCGAAAAATGTGGAGTCCAGCCATTGTCTGATTTTACATCCATGGACGAAGTCGACTGTGCCGATTTTCTAGGCGACGACATCGAGGGACTGGATGAGATCCCATCGGTGGAGTGGTTTGATGCCAGCCAGGGATTAGTGACGGTTGAGGCATTGCTTGAAGCAATCGGTGATGAAGTAACCGCAGACGCTAACAAGGAATTGGAGGCGGAACTTGAGTCGTTTCGCGCCGTGTTGAAATCGGCAGCGAAAGTAGATGTCCGGTTTCGATATATGATTGCAATGTAGTCGACGCCCAAGGCCCGAAGGCTGCCGCGGTACTATCTGCGGGAACGCTGAGTAGCCCCGACAGATACTCCTCGCGGGACGGCGCAGCCGTGAAAGAGGTTTGCGAATCGCCAGAAACTTTGCGGCAAGTCCGCCCACCGGCATCTTTGGCCCAGAGAGATTCGACCTGGGGCAGCCACACTGGTGGACGAGCCGCCAGTGGCACCCGTTTGGGGGCTTTTTAATGGTTGCTGTTCAGCCAACGAACAGCAATGGGGGCAAGCACGCTTTGCGCAGCGACGACCGGTTAGCCGGGTGAAGGCTGACTGCTTGCCACTTCGAAGCCGCGACTATTCTTCGGCTTCGGCTTTTGCATCGTCGGCAGCAGCTTCTGGTTCGGCAGCAGCGGCGGCCGGTTCGTCGGCTGGCGGGGCGGTGAAGACCATGCCGGGTACCGTGATTCCCGTCACGCGGACAGAGGTGTACTTTTGACGGTGTCCGGTGTGGGTTCGTGAGTTTTTGCGGCGGCGAAACTTCACGATTTCGAGCTTTTTGCCCTTGGTCTGCTCGAGAACTTCGGTTTCGACGGCCGCACCCTCGATCATCGGTTTTCCGATGGAGCTGGTTTCGCCGTCGTTGGCCAACAGGACGCGATCAAACTTGAGGCTGTCCCCTTCGGCCGCAGCTTCCCGATAGTCGACAGTCAGTCGGTCACCGACCTGCACCTGATGTTGGTGGCTGCCATCTTCAAAAATTGCAAACATCGCCAAAACCTTATTTCGCTCTAAACTTTTTCGAAAAAAGCCTGTTGGGGCGAGCCCGACTCGTCTCCGTCCATGTCAACTGCTTCTCTCCCTGCTTCGGGGATCAGAGAAGCTGACATCTGGGGGGCATGTCCGCCACCGGCTAGATACCATGATTCCTTACGCACTGCTTCCGCAGACCGGTAGCGCCGAAAGGATAGGACGCACCATTGTAGCGGGTCATTTACGAGATTTCGACCCATTCTCGGCCATTATTTTGACTTCATTTCCGGTCGCATCGGTGCACCGCATGATCAGATGTTCGGGACTCACGTCCGTCCGCGAGACGAGATTGATATCCACGGTGCCTTGCTCCTCGAATGAGGCAATATCGCGGCGTTTTT
Coding sequences within it:
- a CDS encoding GxxExxY protein, with product MMELAHKDITEQIIGAAFEVHQILGYGFLERVYQRAMQVELQSRGLKSEIETAIKVVYKNTIVGEYRADLLVEDVVLVEIKVAKEYNSNDEPQ
- the moaA gene encoding GTP 3',8-cyclase MoaA, yielding MTQQLIDSFGRVHTNLRISVTDRCNIRCFYCMPAENVQFMDRELLLTFEEIERLVQVAVRLGVNKVRLTGGEPLVRRDLHKLVAKIAAIPEIQDIGVTTNGILLGEQAQELYDAGMRRINVSLDAMNAAKFKEITRRDGFEKAIEGIQAAQKVGFNPVKINAVAVRGLTEDEVVPLGEFARRTGVEIRFIEFMPLDADNAWERDKVLFGHEIIEILSREFGPMTPLGQTDPGAPATDFEFADGRGRIGLIASVSQPFCMSCNRFRVTADGKLRNCLFSLEETDVKSIIRGGGSDEEIATAMRASIAAKKEGHEINTARFIQPDRPMYSIGG
- a CDS encoding aminotransferase class V-fold PLP-dependent enzyme — protein: MNPVNRIYLDNAATSFPKPEAVYDAVDHYNRHLGIAVGRGAFDQAVELQGSVNRCRSRAAELLGAESPDRIAFTFNCTDSLNTALHGLIDSSAHVVTTDVEHNSVLRPLRELQDRLGIEVTYVPVDAVGRVAPEEIRAAMRPDTSVVAVNHASNVTGTIQPIADIGEIARNAGATFVVDAAQSAGHIPLNLAELPIDVLCCAGHKGLLGPLGTGLLYVRPGIEQRLRSLRQGGTGTQSEDDRQPDSLPDKYESGNHNAPGLVGLVAALDFLTERGIDNIRAHEQQLTAQLLEGLAAIPGLTQYGPTDPTERVAVVSITLEGFDPQDLAGILDDSFAIQTRAGLHCAPRIHESLGTKQAGGTVRLSPGPFSTAEDIDAAVEALQAITT
- a CDS encoding DUF2254 domain-containing protein — protein: MKIKFAITWNSIRSSYWFLPCLMAGGAMILSLVTLKIDYTLLANKGGTNWYYPGGADGARALLATLAASMVTIFGVVFSIVIVALTLASSQFGPRLLRTFLRDRVDQVAIGTFISTFVYCVLVLRTVHASGNDPFVPEISVRTAILLALFSLGVLIYFINHLSASLQASHIIAAVGADLDITINREFDATLDDEKFDSNAADDLFASATFAVGATSRGYIQAIEHTELLQMAEKHDLLVHVPVRSGDFVVPGDTIAFTSAELDDPNLLSSTVNTALLLGVDRTNEQDVEFPVNQLVQLAIRSLSPAINDPITAMMAIEQLRAGLCRIAEHAMKSPVLTDSQGVARLLVTKQTPEHITDAAFSLLRQYGSSNLEVTLSLLNMIEQVSRRTTDPAFHRALFRQALQIELGSRTGLPAEADRKLVAEHYARLTQLPWPALPKTT
- the rplU gene encoding 50S ribosomal protein L21 — protein: MFAIFEDGSHQHQVQVGDRLTVDYREAAAEGDSLKFDRVLLANDGETSSIGKPMIEGAAVETEVLEQTKGKKLEIVKFRRRKNSRTHTGHRQKYTSVRVTGITVPGMVFTAPPADEPAAAAAEPEAAADDAKAEAEE